GCCGCGAGGGCAGGTGGCGCGGCTGGCGGCGGCGGTGGTCAAGGCAGTCTGAGCACCCCCGGCAGGACTCGAACCTGCGGCACGTGAGGTAGAAGCTCACTGCTCTATCCAGCTGAGCTACGGGGGCCGGTCCACAGCACAGTATCCAGCAGCGCGTGTGGTGTCGGTGCGCCCGCCTAGCGTCCAGGCATGGCCGGCCACCACACCAAGGACAAGGGCGACCTCGGCGTGGCCAAGGCGTTCGCCGACCTGGTGAGCCAGGGCTGCACCGTGTTGTTCCCGGCCACCGAGCACGCCCCGTTCGACCTGGTCGCCTACCGGAGAGGACGCTTCAGCCGGGTGCAGGTCAAGTTCCGCACGGCGAGCCGCGGCGGCGTCACCGTCCGGTTCCGCTCGGTGTGGAACGACCGGCAGGGGACCCATGCGGTGCCGGTCGACAAGTCTGAGGTGGACCTCCTCTGCATCTACTGCCCCGACACGGACGAGTGCTACTACGTGCGGCCCTGGGAGCACCGGGCCTCGGTGACGCTGCGGATCAGGCCACCGAGCAACGGTCAGCAGAGCGGCGTGCTGGTGGCCAGCCGGTTCCGGGGTGTCCCGGGGTGAGCGGGTGGGCGTACGCGCAGCGATTCCGGTCAGGTCTGTCCGAAAGGACGAATCGGCGCGGTTCCCCGGCGTGGCGGCTGGCGGCGGTGGTCCGCTTCTGCCATGGGAAGTGGACCCACGCTGCGTTCGGCGGCGCTGCGGTGGTCGGCCGGCGGGCTGACGGCGGCGGCGCTGGTGTGCGCACTCGCGGCGGGTTCGGCTCCAGCGGTCGGCTCGGACGCACCTGCGGCGCAGCGTGGGGTGCAGGTGGTCCGGACCCCGGTGGAGACGAACCCGCTGGCGGGGCGGACCTGGGGCGTCTACAAGGGCGCCGGCGACCAGGCGTGGACGCCGTACCTCACCGCGCGCGGCAAGAAGAAGACGCTGCTGGCCAAGATCGCGCTCGCGCCCAAGGCCAAGTGGTACGGCCAGTGGATCCCGGCCGGCAAGATCGCCGGGGTGGTGCGCTCCCACATCGCCAACGCGCAGGCGGGCGACCCCGAGGCGCTGGTGCAGATGACCGTCTTCCGGCTCAAGCCGTGGGAGGGCGACGCGTGCAAGCGGCTGCCCACGCGCAAGGAGCAGAAGGACTACACGAGGTGGATCGACGGCTTCGCGGCCGGCATCGGCACGGCGCACGTCGCGCTGGTGCTGCAGCCGGACGGGCCGTTCGCGCTGTGCGCACCCGGTGGCTCGCAGCTGCCGTCCCAGCTGGTGGGGTACGCCTCGCACGTGTTCAGCGCGCTGCCGAACGTCAGCGTCTACATCGACGCCGGCGCCTCGGACTGGCTGCGGGACGACCCGGCCAAGGCGCTGCAGATCCTGCTGCCGGCGGGCATCGACACCGCCCGCGGGTTCGCGCTCAACTCCACGCACTACGCCTCGACGTCGGCCGAGGTCGCGTTCGGGACCTCGGTCGTGCAGGCGCTGGCGGCGGCGGGCTACCCCGACAAGCACTTCGTGGTGAACACCGCGGCCAACGGGGCGCCGTTCAACGGCTACGACTACAAGGGCCCCAACTACGACAACGCCGAGACCTGCAAGGTCCGGGGCCAGGCGGCGTGCGTGACGCTCGGCATCCCGCCGACCTACGACGTGGCCAACCCGGCCTGGGGACTGTCGCCGACCGACGCGGCCAACGCGGCGGCGTACGCCGACGGCTACCTCTGGATCGGCCGGCCGTGGCTCTACATGCAGGCCGACCCGTTCGACCTCAAGCGGGCGCTCGCGGTCGCGAAGACCTCGCCCTACTGAGCCGTCTCGCCGGCCTCCACCTGCCGGGCGTGCGCCTCGAGCACGCCGCGCTGCTGGAACGCGCCGAGGACGGTGTTGGTCAGGCACAGGGCGAGCATGGCGACGCAGAGCACCCAGAACACCCAGGTGGCCCACTCGTAGCCCTCGACCAGCTCGTGGGTCTCCTTGATCGCGATGAAGAACGCGCCGCCGCCGACCAGCAGCCAGCCGCGCGCCTTGCTCATGAACGACGCGAGCGCCTCGAAGTCCTCGTGCGGCAGCCGCATCCAGACCTCGCGCTGCCAGCGCTCCTTGCGCCGGTGGCCGAGGTAGAGCCGCAGCGGCGGGACCAGCCACCACCACGCCGAGGTCCGCGGCGGCGGCCCGGCCGCGTCGAAGGCCGGGACGTACCGCTCACGCTCGAGCTCCTCCTCGCCGAGCTCGACCCGGGCCTGGTGGAGCGGGCCGGCCACGAGCAGCCAGGCGCCCAGGAAGCCGGCCCAGAGGACCAGCTGCTCGAGGGCCTCGAGGTGGTGCTCGACCCCGCCTTCAGCCACCGAGGTGGCGACCCATCCACTCCTCGACGTCCGCCGAGGTGCGCGGCAGCGACGCGGAGAGGTTCACCGGGCCGTCGGCGGTGACGACGATGTCGTCCTCGATGCGGATGCCGATGCCGCGCAGCTCCTCGGGGACCAGCAGGTCGTCCTCCTGGAAGTACAGCCCCGGCTCGACGGTGAGCACCATCCCGACCTCGAGGTCGCCCTTGGGGTAGATGTCCGGCGAGGTGCCGGCGCAGTCGTGCACGTCCATGCCCAGCATGTGGCTGGTGCCGTGCAGCGTCCAGCGCGCGTAGACCTTGGAGTCGGGGTCGAGCGCCTCCTCGGCCGAGCAGGGGAGCAGGTCGAGCCCCTCGAGCCCGTGCGCGAGCACGCCCATGGCGGTGTTGTGGGCGGCCAGGAACGGCGCGCCGGCCACGCTGGCCTCGATGCCGCGCTGCTGGGCCGTGAAGACGAGGTCGTAGAGCTCGCGCTGCAACGGCGTGAAGGTGCCGTCGACCGGCAGGGTGCGGGTGACGTCGGCGGTGTAGAGGTTGTGGCCCTCGACGCCCATGTCGAGCAGCACCAGCTCGCCGGGCGCGATCGGACCGCTGTTGTCGATCCAGTGCAGCGTGGTCGCGTGCCGACCCCCG
This genomic window from Nocardioides anomalus contains:
- a CDS encoding glycoside hydrolase family 6 protein, which gives rise to MVRTPVETNPLAGRTWGVYKGAGDQAWTPYLTARGKKKTLLAKIALAPKAKWYGQWIPAGKIAGVVRSHIANAQAGDPEALVQMTVFRLKPWEGDACKRLPTRKEQKDYTRWIDGFAAGIGTAHVALVLQPDGPFALCAPGGSQLPSQLVGYASHVFSALPNVSVYIDAGASDWLRDDPAKALQILLPAGIDTARGFALNSTHYASTSAEVAFGTSVVQALAAAGYPDKHFVVNTAANGAPFNGYDYKGPNYDNAETCKVRGQAACVTLGIPPTYDVANPAWGLSPTDAANAAAYADGYLWIGRPWLYMQADPFDLKRALAVAKTSPY
- a CDS encoding group I intron-associated PD-(D/E)XK endonuclease, which gives rise to MAGHHTKDKGDLGVAKAFADLVSQGCTVLFPATEHAPFDLVAYRRGRFSRVQVKFRTASRGGVTVRFRSVWNDRQGTHAVPVDKSEVDLLCIYCPDTDECYYVRPWEHRASVTLRIRPPSNGQQSGVLVASRFRGVPG